Below is a genomic region from Trichocoleus desertorum ATA4-8-CV12.
TCTGTAAATTAAGATACAGAAATAGTTACGTTCATCTCTCTTGGTGTCTCGCCTATGGCTGAGCTAGCTATTCTGCCATCGAGAGGGACGGAAGTAGGGACTCATCCCGAAGGAACGCGCCTCATCCTAACCCCATTAAGTAACGAAGTTAGAGGCGAAAAGTATGAGACTGTCGTATCGTGGTGCTCATTATGAATCTGAGCTGCCCACCTTCCAAATGTTGGAAGGGGATGTCGTAGGAAAATATCGTGGACAAAACTTGCGGCTCCAGTATCCTTATCCGAAGCATATTCCAGTGCCTCAAACTCCTTTGGATCTCAAATATCGAGGAGTTGCCTACTCCACCCATCGGCCAATGGAGTTGAAAGATCTAATTAAGGCTCAACCAGCAGTAGTGGCTACCAGCCAGACACCCTTGCAAAATATGCGGCAACGAGTGCTTAAGGAAGTCGCAGAAACTCATCGGACAAATATCTACCGTAGCCTAGAGCGCCGCTTGCAAGTTGCCAAAAACTTGGGAGATCAAAGGCTAATCGGTATGTTAGAGTCTGAACTTCAACAAATTGTCTAATCAATCTTGATCAGAATCAATCGGGGTCTGGAGTGTGCAACTTCAGGCCCTTTTAGTTGGTTTGCAATGTTGGTTTGCAATCAAGCTAGATTTTTGATGGCAGTCTGCGCTTCCCGGCGTAAACCAGTAGCAATTCTGAATAACTCTTGCCCTGTGTGCAAGTAGTGCTCGTCGTAGTTGAATGTAAACCGTTCTAGCTCTTCTAGTCCATCATTGACTTGATTGAGACAGTGATAGAGATGAGCCGCCACTCCAGCCACATTGGGTGGATTGGGCATTGAGCGGAACGTTCTTTGGGCTTGGCTTAAGTCAGTGTGAGAGTCTTCTAAATACTCTTGAAACCCTGCCATAAGCTCGTCATCAAACGGATCAGCCGATAGTTCGTCAATTTCTTCTGCTAGATCATTGAGGATATGAGCAAGTAGCCGATTCACAGGTGTATAGACCTGATTGAGCCAAAGTTGTAAGTGCTCATCCGCAGCTTGGCCAGTGGGGTACTGTTCTCGA
It encodes:
- a CDS encoding DUF4278 domain-containing protein; translated protein: MRLSYRGAHYESELPTFQMLEGDVVGKYRGQNLRLQYPYPKHIPVPQTPLDLKYRGVAYSTHRPMELKDLIKAQPAVVATSQTPLQNMRQRVLKEVAETHRTNIYRSLERRLQVAKNLGDQRLIGMLESELQQIV
- a CDS encoding DnaJ domain-containing protein → MGNSNHYETLDIPQAASQAEIKQAYRRLAKQFHPDSNRAVTDHEQISRINAAYEVLSDPQRRQSYDQEIAHRLYGARFDTEGMSPSDRQRRAAEVQKRYREQYPTGQAADEHLQLWLNQVYTPVNRLLAHILNDLAEEIDELSADPFDDELMAGFQEYLEDSHTDLSQAQRTFRSMPNPPNVAGVAAHLYHCLNQVNDGLEELERFTFNYDEHYLHTGQELFRIATGLRREAQTAIKNLA